The following are encoded together in the Tursiops truncatus isolate mTurTru1 chromosome 10, mTurTru1.mat.Y, whole genome shotgun sequence genome:
- the PSMG4 gene encoding proteasome assembly chaperone 4 isoform X4, protein MEGPGAAARGNVSLHNFSARLWEQLVHFHVMRLTDSLFLWVGATPHLRNLSVAMCTRYVSAAGGPWDPIPVSTALLGDMSDTTSTGLAQRLARKTSKQVFVSYNLPNTDSSFTLLVENRIKEEMEAFPEKF, encoded by the exons ATGGAGGGGCCTGGGGCTGCTGCGCGGGGGAACGTCTCCCTGCACAATTTCAGCGCGAGGCTGTGGGAGCAGCTCGTCCACTTCCACGTCATGCGGCTGACGGACTCGCTTTTCCTGTGGGTGGGGGCCACGCCGCACCTGCGCAACCTCTCCGTGGCCATGTGCACCCGCTACGTGAGTGCGGCCGGAGGGCCGTGG GACCCCATCCCTGTGTCCACTGCCCTCCTTGGGGACATGTCCGACACGACGTCCACTGGCCTTGCCCAGCGCTTAG CCAGGAAGACCAGCAAACAGGTGTTTGTCAGCTATAACCTTCCAAACACCGACAGCAGCTTCACGTTGCTGGTAGAAAACAGGATcaaggaggaaatggaggcctTTCCCGAGAAGTTCTAG
- the PSMG4 gene encoding proteasome assembly chaperone 4 isoform X5 translates to MEGPGAAARGNVSLHNFSARLWEQLVHFHVMRLTDSLFLWVGATPHLRNLSVAMCTRYDPIPVSTALLGDMSDTTSTGLAQRLARKTSKQVFVSYNLPNTDSSFTLLVENRIKEEMEAFPEKF, encoded by the exons ATGGAGGGGCCTGGGGCTGCTGCGCGGGGGAACGTCTCCCTGCACAATTTCAGCGCGAGGCTGTGGGAGCAGCTCGTCCACTTCCACGTCATGCGGCTGACGGACTCGCTTTTCCTGTGGGTGGGGGCCACGCCGCACCTGCGCAACCTCTCCGTGGCCATGTGCACCCGCTAC GACCCCATCCCTGTGTCCACTGCCCTCCTTGGGGACATGTCCGACACGACGTCCACTGGCCTTGCCCAGCGCTTAG CCAGGAAGACCAGCAAACAGGTGTTTGTCAGCTATAACCTTCCAAACACCGACAGCAGCTTCACGTTGCTGGTAGAAAACAGGATcaaggaggaaatggaggcctTTCCCGAGAAGTTCTAG
- the PSMG4 gene encoding proteasome assembly chaperone 4 isoform X6, whose product MEGPGAAARGNVSLHNFSARLWEQLVHFHVMRLTDSLFLWVGATPHLRNLSVAMCTRYVSAAGGPWDPIPVSTALLGDMSDTTSTGLAQRLGCHERAAHAHV is encoded by the exons ATGGAGGGGCCTGGGGCTGCTGCGCGGGGGAACGTCTCCCTGCACAATTTCAGCGCGAGGCTGTGGGAGCAGCTCGTCCACTTCCACGTCATGCGGCTGACGGACTCGCTTTTCCTGTGGGTGGGGGCCACGCCGCACCTGCGCAACCTCTCCGTGGCCATGTGCACCCGCTACGTGAGTGCGGCCGGAGGGCCGTGG GACCCCATCCCTGTGTCCACTGCCCTCCTTGGGGACATGTCCGACACGACGTCCACTGGCCTTGCCCAGCGCTTAG GTTGTCACGAGAGGGCAGCACACGCTCATGTTTAA
- the PSMG4 gene encoding proteasome assembly chaperone 4 isoform X2: MEGPGAAARGNVSLHNFSARLWEQLVHFHVMRLTDSLFLWVGATPHLRNLSVAMCTRYVSAAGGPWDPIPVSTALLGDMSDTTSTGLAQRLVVSMVLSASSPRSGDVSVSRSGTHACGQRSHALVEALPVRRGPGLAQVAHRSHETGQRPGGCVSGTSTTLVL; this comes from the exons ATGGAGGGGCCTGGGGCTGCTGCGCGGGGGAACGTCTCCCTGCACAATTTCAGCGCGAGGCTGTGGGAGCAGCTCGTCCACTTCCACGTCATGCGGCTGACGGACTCGCTTTTCCTGTGGGTGGGGGCCACGCCGCACCTGCGCAACCTCTCCGTGGCCATGTGCACCCGCTACGTGAGTGCGGCCGGAGGGCCGTGG GACCCCATCCCTGTGTCCACTGCCCTCCTTGGGGACATGTCCGACACGACGTCCACTGGCCTTGCCCAGCGCTTAG TTGTGTCGATGGTCCTGTCAGCCTCATCTCCGAGGAGTGGGGACGTGAGTGTCAGTCGGTCCGGGACGCACGCATGCGGACAGCGCAGCCACGCACTGGTGGAGGCACTGCCAGTGCGTCGAGGGCCAGGGCTGGCACAGGTGGCCCACAGGTCGCATGAGACGGGGCAGAGACCTGGCGGCTGCGTCTCGGGGACGTCCACCACACTTGTCCTTTAG
- the PSMG4 gene encoding proteasome assembly chaperone 4 isoform X3, which produces MEGPGAAARGNVSLHNFSARLWEQLVHFHVMRLTDSLFLWVGATPHLRNLSVAMCTRYDPIPVSTALLGDMSDTTSTGLAQRLVVSMVLSASSPRSGDVSVSRSGTHACGQRSHALVEALPVRRGPGLAQVAHRSHETGQRPGGCVSGTSTTLVL; this is translated from the exons ATGGAGGGGCCTGGGGCTGCTGCGCGGGGGAACGTCTCCCTGCACAATTTCAGCGCGAGGCTGTGGGAGCAGCTCGTCCACTTCCACGTCATGCGGCTGACGGACTCGCTTTTCCTGTGGGTGGGGGCCACGCCGCACCTGCGCAACCTCTCCGTGGCCATGTGCACCCGCTAC GACCCCATCCCTGTGTCCACTGCCCTCCTTGGGGACATGTCCGACACGACGTCCACTGGCCTTGCCCAGCGCTTAG TTGTGTCGATGGTCCTGTCAGCCTCATCTCCGAGGAGTGGGGACGTGAGTGTCAGTCGGTCCGGGACGCACGCATGCGGACAGCGCAGCCACGCACTGGTGGAGGCACTGCCAGTGCGTCGAGGGCCAGGGCTGGCACAGGTGGCCCACAGGTCGCATGAGACGGGGCAGAGACCTGGCGGCTGCGTCTCGGGGACGTCCACCACACTTGTCCTTTAG